In Carassius gibelio isolate Cgi1373 ecotype wild population from Czech Republic chromosome B13, carGib1.2-hapl.c, whole genome shotgun sequence, one genomic interval encodes:
- the LOC127970449 gene encoding 5-hydroxytryptamine receptor 1D — MESSAQEWFDSDEAKFQMRTAVRNSTVLWPQARLVLETLMVLMSLGAVMGNILVIAIVAATKTFHTVTSILIINLAISDFLVGIGVMPFVAVSIINNGWVNCNDLCLYVGYTSSVYCTASVLTLAAIALDRYFSIVDCLRYDSRCTIWRTALAVLWIWLQAMVTSCPPLLGWSNISFVAPMYSCAVNWANSPSYTVIMASLTFLLPAIVILFCYVKIVRVARYHARRIHSLEEHLQRNRTPSVLNLQHSFMDSFTPSKLVYHVSGRFVMDQLDVPGEISPDAPSEMSSKTAGGRLHSFLAQIHSSSPQNPNQTQHHGVLRLFLVIAAFFLCWMPYISVALVQATETALSRPSSLVPPSAVTFSYLLVLFNSDINPLLYALLSKRFQVAFQSLRSKIQARLGRIVRRGGGVERSTVGGGGESDPSEGTTHCSTAHFRNDGEPAYPSVFTLSSQLPNSFKERLNNVLPVATSSRPVCHKCGGQSSRMVDHLQVPSKQHERNRLPYSAATKKKQATFFYGKITVRVEHDIC, encoded by the exons ATGGAGTCCTCCGCTCAGGAGTGGTTTGATTCAGATGAGGCTAAGTTTCAGATGCGGACGGCGGTGAGGAACTCGACGGTTTTGTGGCCTCAGGCACGTCTGGTGCTTGAGACTCTGATGGTGCTGATGAGTCTGGGCGCAGTGATGG GAAACATTCTGGTTATTGCGATTGTTGCAGCCACCAAAACCTTCCACACTGTGACCTCCATCCTCATCATCAATCTGGCCATTAGTGATTTCTTAGTAGGAATAGGAGTAATGCCATTTGTGGCTGTTTCCATTATTAACAACGGATGGGTCAACTGCAAT GATCTATGTCTGTATGTCGGCTACACATCTTCAGTCTACTGCACAGCATCAGTCTTAACACTTGCTGCTATCGCCCTGGACCGTTATTTCTCCATTGTGGACTGTCTGCGGTATGATTCCCGCTGCACTATTTGGAGAACAGCTTTGGCAGTACTATGGATCTGGTTGCAAGCTATGGTGACCAGCTGTCCTCCTCTCTTGGGCTGGAGCAACATTAGTTTCGTTGCTCCCATGTACAGCTGTGCAGTGAACTGGGCCAACAGCCCAAGCTACACCGTCATAATGGCCTCATTAACATTTCTTCTACCAGCTATAGTCATTCTGTTCTGCTATGTGAAGATTGTCCGTGTGGCACGGTACCACGCTAGGAGGATTCACAGTCTGGAAGAACATCTCCAACGTAACAGGACCCCATCTGTCTTGAATCTCCAACATTCATTCATGGACTCCTTCACGCCATCCAAGCTGGTGTACCATGTGAGTGGGAGGTTTGTGATGGATCAATTGGATGTTCCCGGTGAAATTTCTCCAGATGCACCATCTGAGATGTCTTCCAAGACAGCTGGTGGACGTCTGCACTCATTCTTGGCTCAGATCCACAGCAGTAGCCCGCAGAATCCCAACCAAACTCAACATCATGGAGTCTTGAGGTTGTTCCTGGTCATCGCCGCTTTCTTCTTGTGCTGGATGCCTTATATTAGTGTAGCTCTGGTGCAGGCCACCGAAACTGCCTTGTCCCGACCCAGCAGCCTTGTTCCCCCATCAGCAGTCACTTTTTCCTATTTGCTGGTGCTGTTCAATTCTGATATCAATCCATTGTTGTATGCGCTCCTCAGCAAGCGTTTCCAGGTTGCCTTCCAGAGTTTGAGATCTAAGATCCAGGCCAGGTTGGGGAGGATTGTAAGACGAGGAGGAGGAGTTGAGAGGTCTACAGTTGGAGGTGGAGGCGAGAGTGACCCCTCTGAAGGAACAACCCACTGCTCCACAGCACATTTCAGAAATGACGGAGAACCTGCGTACCCTTCTGTCTTCACTCTCAGCTCTCAGTTACCCAACAGCTTCAAGGAACGGCTGAATAATGTTCTTCCCGTGGCCACTTCTTCTCGTCCTGTCTGTCATAAATGTGGTGGACAAAGTTCTAGGATGGTGGACCACCTGCAGGTTCCCTCCAAACAGCATGAGCGGAACAGACTTCCTTACTCTGCTGCTACTAAAAAGAAGCAAGCCACGTTCTTTTATGGAAAGATCACAGTAAGAGTAGAACATGATATTTGCTGA